Part of the Vagococcus jeotgali genome, ACAATTCCATAAAGAAAAAGACTTAGCTATTTCTATTTCTTTAGAAGCTAATGAATTATTAGAGTTGTTTCAATGGAAAGATAATGAAGAAGCTAGGCTACAAACTGAGCGACTTGAAGAAGAATTAGCAGACGTATTAATCTATGCTTATATGATGGCAGATAATTTAGGATTTGACATTAATGAAATAATTGCGAAAAAATTAATAAAAAATGCTGAAAAATATCCTTTAGATAAATAAGTGGGTTTGTTATGATGATTAGAGTTAAAAGGTGAGTAATTTATTAAAGGAGAAAAACATGTCAAAAGAATTATTATCCGTGGTGGTTCCTTGTTATAACGAAGAAGAGACTATTATGCCTTTTATTGAAAAGATGAAGGAAATAGAGGCAGAGTTACCACAATTAGATATAGAGTACTGGTTTGTTAATGATGGATCAAAAGATAAAACTCTCTCAGTTCTAAGGGAGATATCGACTGCATCAGATTCATATAACTATTTATCTTTTTCAAGAAACTTTGGGAAAGAATCTGCCCTTTATGCAGGTTTAGAACATGCTAGAGGGGATTATGTGACTGTAATGGATGTGGATTTACAAGACCCACCAGAGCTACTACCTAAGATGTATCATATCATTAAAGAAGATGATTATGACTGCATAGGGACAAGGCGTGTGACACGAGAGGGTGAGCCTAAAATCAGGTCCTTTTTTGCCCGTAAGTTTTATCAAATTATTAACAAGATTTCAAATATCGAAATTGTAGATGGTGCTAGGGACTACCGCTTGATGACTAGACAAATGGTCAATGCTATTTTGGAATTAAAAGAAGTGAATCGTTTTTCAAAAGGTATTTTTAGTTGGGTAGGGTTTGATAC contains:
- a CDS encoding nucleotide pyrophosphohydrolase — translated: MKSMDAINQFRDERNWRQFHKEKDLAISISLEANELLELFQWKDNEEARLQTERLEEELADVLIYAYMMADNLGFDINEIIAKKLIKNAEKYPLDK
- a CDS encoding glycosyltransferase family 2 protein; protein product: MSKELLSVVVPCYNEEETIMPFIEKMKEIEAELPQLDIEYWFVNDGSKDKTLSVLREISTASDSYNYLSFSRNFGKESALYAGLEHARGDYVTVMDVDLQDPPELLPKMYHIIKEDDYDCIGTRRVTREGEPKIRSFFARKFYQIINKISNIEIVDGARDYRLMTRQMVNAILELKEVNRFSKGIFSWVGFDTYYLEFENVERTEGETSWSFWSLFKYSIDGIISFSEFPLMLSAIVGLFSFVVAIIALIFIIVRALILGDPTQGWPSLVCIILALGGLQLLSLGIVGQYLGKTFLETKKRPIYVLKEEKINPRGDEDGL